The genomic stretch TGATGGCAAAGGCTGCGTGGAACATACTAGTACGGTGCTACGGCGGTGATGCATCAGTGAATAAGGTGAAGCTTTAGTCTCTACGTAAGCAGTATAAGAATATCAACATGAATAATAATGAGAAGGTACCTAACTACATCTCTAGAGTaattctgatcacaaatgagatgaagtcgtATGGAGAAACTCTCTCTGAAGAAAGGATCATTGATaaggtacttagatctcttaGTCCTCAATTTGATTATATTGTTGTAGAAATTGAGCAATCTAAGGATCTTAGCACCATGAGAGTCGAAGAGCTACAAAGCagtctagaggcacaagagttgcgtctgaTTGAGAGAAACTCTGAAATAGAGGTTGAGTAGCAGGCTCTGAAGGCAGCTTCTAgtaaaaaaaatatcaaaatcaTTCTTAGTCATAAGCCAGGAATATATTTGATGGTGTTCAGAAGTCAGAAACCTCAACTTCTGAAAAACAGAAGACTGCTCAAAAGGGGAaggagaagtatgacaagagGAAGGTTCAATgctactgttgtaagaagtttggccacttCGATGCTGATTGTTGGTAAAACAAGGAAAGGAATTCAGAAGAAGCAAATGTAGCCAAAGGAGATTATGATGATGAATATGTATTATTGATGGCTTCTGAGTTTTATGATGCATATTTGACAAATTGGTGGTATGTAGACACTGGCTGCTCAAATCATCTTATTGGAAATGAGAAAT from Lathyrus oleraceus cultivar Zhongwan6 chromosome 7, CAAS_Psat_ZW6_1.0, whole genome shotgun sequence encodes the following:
- the LOC127102710 gene encoding uncharacterized protein LOC127102710, yielding MNNNEKVPNYISRVILITNEMKSYGETLSEERIIDKVLRSLSPQFDYIVVEIEQSKDLSTMRVEELQSSLEAQELRLIERNSEIEKSETSTSEKQKTAQKGKEKYDKRKVQCYCCKKFGHFDADYTGCSNHLIGNEKWLVDFDSRKRTRIRCPDDKYLNVEGTRNVRLVMNNGKTTLIQNLWYVPGRKNNMMSVGQLIENGFFSYYEGQPFEVV